In a genomic window of Alphaproteobacteria bacterium:
- a CDS encoding ABC transporter ATP-binding protein has product MSTTSPSAAAHKRVPRTPDKPWPFIRYVLKHCSTAMKWRAVAAVACEVIATVCDTLVTWVLGRIVGVTSNGGPDIWKNIAFELGLLATLWTIRNAAYRGREWMERIYVPELLNTTRALLFARLIQQSQSFLHANFAGVLANHVRRAGDVISSLRDKVQYNIMSLLVRFITGGALLWSITPLFALFVPAFIVVGMICAVLTAPKWTMLSANHAEKSSRLTGYIVDSTTNLSIVQQNVGWREELSRLDIAQEEMTETFRARYRYVSIFWGTFDLIMTFFLCGFMALVVYGWQQGQVSTAQLAMTVGLAMNMFGALAGTVSLLSQKFDDIGILQESLQKISTPLSVIDKPQAPDLDVAQGEIEFRNVDFSYVPGQPVFTGLNLKIKAGQKVGFVGVSGAGKTTICQILLRAYDVQGGGIYIDGQNIAEVTQDSLHAAISVIPQEPVLFHRTLGENIRYGRADATPDDIEKAADAAEATGFIATLAKGFDTLVGERGVKLSGGQRQRIAIARAIIKDAPILVLDEATSALDSETEMAIQTAMTEAMKGRTTVVIAHRLSTLSHMDRIVVMERGRVIEDGSFRELLDKDGIFARLWNMQAGGFLPDQMPASA; this is encoded by the coding sequence ATGTCCACTACCTCCCCCTCTGCCGCCGCCCATAAGCGCGTTCCCCGCACGCCTGACAAGCCGTGGCCGTTTATCCGGTATGTGCTAAAGCATTGCTCGACTGCAATGAAATGGCGCGCTGTCGCTGCGGTTGCCTGCGAAGTCATCGCCACCGTCTGCGATACGCTCGTCACCTGGGTGCTGGGGCGCATCGTGGGCGTCACATCGAATGGCGGCCCCGATATTTGGAAAAATATCGCGTTCGAACTCGGCCTGCTCGCGACACTTTGGACGATCCGCAACGCCGCCTATCGCGGACGCGAATGGATGGAGCGCATTTACGTCCCGGAACTTCTGAACACAACACGCGCGCTGCTGTTCGCCCGCCTGATCCAGCAAAGCCAGTCTTTCCTTCACGCGAATTTCGCGGGCGTTCTGGCGAACCATGTACGCCGCGCGGGCGATGTCATTAGCTCGCTGCGCGACAAGGTGCAGTACAACATCATGTCGCTGCTGGTGCGCTTCATCACCGGCGGCGCGCTGCTGTGGAGTATTACCCCCCTTTTCGCCCTTTTCGTACCCGCATTTATCGTTGTCGGCATGATCTGCGCCGTGCTGACCGCGCCGAAATGGACAATGCTGTCGGCAAACCACGCGGAAAAGTCATCGCGTTTAACAGGCTATATCGTGGACAGCACGACTAACCTGTCGATCGTGCAGCAAAACGTCGGCTGGCGCGAAGAACTCTCGCGCCTCGACATCGCACAGGAAGAAATGACGGAGACCTTCCGCGCGCGTTACCGTTATGTCAGCATTTTCTGGGGAACCTTCGACCTTATCATGACTTTCTTCCTGTGCGGCTTCATGGCGCTTGTCGTCTATGGCTGGCAGCAGGGCCAGGTCAGCACAGCACAGCTGGCGATGACGGTCGGCCTTGCCATGAACATGTTCGGCGCATTGGCCGGCACGGTCAGCCTGCTAAGCCAGAAATTCGACGATATCGGCATATTGCAGGAATCGCTGCAGAAAATCTCCACCCCGCTCAGCGTCATCGACAAACCGCAGGCGCCCGACCTCGATGTCGCGCAGGGCGAGATTGAATTCCGCAACGTCGATTTCAGCTATGTGCCTGGCCAGCCCGTTTTTACCGGCCTGAACCTGAAGATCAAGGCAGGGCAGAAAGTGGGCTTCGTCGGTGTGAGCGGCGCAGGCAAGACGACGATCTGCCAGATCCTTTTGCGCGCCTATGACGTGCAGGGCGGCGGCATCTACATCGACGGCCAGAACATTGCCGAAGTGACCCAAGACAGCCTGCATGCCGCCATTTCCGTGATCCCGCAGGAACCCGTCCTGTTCCACCGCACGCTGGGCGAAAACATCCGTTATGGCCGCGCCGATGCAACACCCGACGATATCGAGAAAGCTGCCGACGCCGCTGAAGCTACCGGCTTTATCGCCACGCTAGCCAAAGGCTTCGACACGCTGGTCGGGGAACGTGGCGTGAAACTGTCGGGCGGCCAGCGCCAGCGCATCGCCATTGCGCGCGCCATCATCAAGGACGCGCCCATTCTGGTGCTCGACGAGGCAACATCCGCTCTCGACAGCGAAACCGAGATGGCGATCCAGACCGCGATGACCGAAGCCATGAAGGGCCGCACGACCGTCGTGATCGCCCACCGCCTCTCCACGCTCAGCCATATGGACCGCATCGTCGTTATGGAACGCGGGCGCGTGATCGAGGACGGCTCGTTCAGGGAACTGCTGGATAAAGACGGCATCTTCGCGCGTCTGTGGAACATGCAGGCCGGTGGATTCCTGCCCGACCAGATGCCGGCATCGGCATAA
- a CDS encoding TIGR03862 family flavoprotein gives MASVAVIGGGPAGLIAAEKLAEAGIRVSVYDRKPSLARKFLMAGRGGLNLTHSEDLSTFLLRYGAAEKHLAPYINAFTPAALRDWCEGLGEPVFVGSSGRVFPKSMKASPLLRAWQQRLAKLGVEFRLQRDWRGWNDQGALVFMNAEGAEETATPDATLLALGGASWPRLGSDGGWTKYLADKKITVSPLRPSNCGFTVQWSDVFRAKYAGQPVKPVSLSFGGQRVAGEAMLTDKGIEGGAVYALSAALREAIAKNGSAQLQIDLKPGLEQADLASRLTESRRGRSLSNFLRQEAALSPAAIGLLQENQSAKTLPPDALAALIKSFPITLTGTFDIDRAISSAGGITWDEVDDNLMLRRLPAVFAAGEMLDWEAPTGGYLLQACFSTGIAAAQGILLFLKDK, from the coding sequence ATGGCATCCGTTGCCGTCATCGGCGGCGGCCCCGCCGGATTGATCGCCGCCGAAAAGCTGGCCGAAGCCGGCATCCGCGTCAGCGTCTATGACCGCAAACCATCGCTTGCCCGCAAATTCCTGATGGCGGGGCGCGGCGGCCTTAACCTGACCCATTCAGAAGACCTGTCGACATTCCTGCTGCGCTACGGCGCAGCCGAAAAACATCTTGCGCCTTACATCAACGCCTTCACCCCCGCAGCGTTGCGCGACTGGTGCGAAGGCTTGGGCGAGCCGGTTTTCGTGGGCTCCAGCGGGCGGGTATTCCCGAAAAGCATGAAAGCATCGCCCCTGCTGCGCGCGTGGCAGCAGCGGCTTGCCAAGCTTGGCGTCGAATTCCGCCTGCAGCGCGACTGGCGCGGCTGGAACGATCAGGGCGCGCTGGTTTTTATGAATGCCGAAGGCGCAGAAGAAACAGCAACCCCCGATGCAACCTTGCTTGCGCTCGGCGGCGCATCATGGCCGCGCCTTGGATCGGACGGCGGCTGGACAAAATACCTTGCCGACAAAAAAATCACCGTCAGCCCGCTCCGCCCGTCGAACTGCGGCTTCACCGTGCAATGGTCGGATGTTTTCCGCGCGAAATATGCGGGTCAGCCCGTCAAGCCAGTCTCCCTGTCGTTCGGCGGCCAGCGCGTAGCCGGTGAAGCGATGCTCACCGATAAAGGCATCGAAGGCGGCGCGGTTTATGCACTGTCGGCCGCCCTGCGCGAAGCAATCGCTAAAAATGGCAGCGCACAGCTGCAAATTGACCTGAAGCCCGGCCTTGAACAAGCTGATCTGGCGAGCCGCCTGACGGAATCGCGGCGCGGGCGCAGCCTGTCTAACTTCCTTCGGCAGGAAGCCGCGCTGTCGCCTGCCGCCATCGGATTGCTGCAAGAAAACCAGTCGGCCAAAACCCTACCGCCCGACGCTCTTGCTGCGCTTATCAAATCATTCCCCATCACCCTGACCGGCACTTTCGATATCGACCGTGCGATTTCAAGCGCGGGCGGCATCACATGGGACGAGGTCGATGACAACCTGATGCTGCGCCGCCTGCCTGCTGTGTTTGCCGCAGGCGAAATGCTGGACTGGGAAGCCCCCACCGGCGGATATTTGCTGCAGGCCTGCTTCAGCACCGGTATTGCCGCCGCACAGGGTATCTTGCTGTTTTTAAAAGATAAATAG
- a CDS encoding ABC-F family ATP-binding cassette domain-containing protein codes for MLTINNLTYKVGSRTLIEDSSVNVMDGWKVGLVGQNGTGKSTLFKLIAGELHADSGTISLSQRQRFGMVRQDIEDTDTPLIDMVVNAHEEMSSLMKATETEEDPNKLGDIYARLIELDAYAAPSKAAILLTGLGFKDHQLYEPFSSFSGGWRMRVALAAALFVEPDFLLLDEPTNHLDLEAIMWLETYLANYPHTLMVISHDRELLNKCIDHVIHIDKQKLVAYTGNYDTFERERAAKIGVQQKMFEKQQAQRAHMQAFVDRFRASAAKAAQAQSRIKALERMDLVDEVMMERAVRFTFPSPEKLSPPLIAIRHVDVGYTEGKPIVRKIHENIDTDDRIALLGANGNGKSTMMKLIAGKLSPMQGEMVRSGKLRIGYFSQHQTEELDVKSTPFQEMARLTKQKTGDYKEHIVRAVLGAFGFSKNLADNPISSLSGGEKARLLFAFMSFDKPHLLLLDEPTNHLDMEAREALVQALNNYDGAIVIVSHDPIMVERVADRLWLVKDGACQNFNGDLDDYRDFILKSRREERKEEKEKRAKEAKETKTVSAPAPKNDKKIAEAEKAVAKLSKEKERLEGLMALPEYYNNPQKIKETKAAYATVLKDLEKQEAIWLEAQEAQEQAAG; via the coding sequence ATGCTCACCATCAACAACCTGACATATAAAGTAGGATCGCGCACGCTGATCGAGGATTCCAGCGTAAACGTCATGGACGGCTGGAAGGTCGGTCTGGTCGGGCAAAACGGTACGGGCAAATCCACCCTTTTCAAGCTGATCGCAGGCGAGTTGCATGCCGATTCCGGCACCATCAGCCTGTCCCAGCGCCAGCGTTTCGGCATGGTGCGGCAGGATATCGAGGACACAGATACCCCGCTGATCGACATGGTCGTGAACGCGCACGAGGAAATGTCGTCGCTGATGAAGGCGACCGAGACGGAAGAAGACCCCAACAAACTGGGCGATATTTATGCTCGCCTGATCGAACTGGATGCCTATGCCGCGCCGTCGAAGGCAGCCATCCTGCTCACCGGCCTCGGGTTCAAGGACCACCAGTTATACGAGCCGTTCTCGTCCTTCTCCGGCGGGTGGCGCATGCGCGTGGCGCTGGCGGCGGCGTTGTTCGTCGAGCCTGATTTCCTGCTGCTGGACGAGCCGACCAACCACCTGGACCTTGAAGCCATTATGTGGCTGGAAACCTATCTGGCTAACTATCCGCATACGCTGATGGTCATCTCGCACGACCGCGAATTGCTGAACAAGTGCATCGATCATGTCATCCATATCGACAAGCAGAAACTGGTCGCCTATACCGGCAATTACGACACATTCGAGCGTGAACGCGCCGCCAAGATCGGCGTGCAGCAAAAGATGTTCGAAAAGCAGCAGGCGCAGCGCGCGCATATGCAGGCCTTTGTCGACCGTTTCCGTGCTTCTGCCGCAAAGGCCGCGCAGGCGCAGAGCCGCATCAAGGCGTTGGAACGCATGGATCTGGTCGATGAGGTGATGATGGAGCGCGCGGTGCGTTTCACCTTCCCGTCCCCCGAAAAACTGTCGCCGCCGCTGATTGCGATCCGCCATGTAGATGTGGGCTATACCGAGGGCAAGCCGATCGTCCGCAAGATCCACGAAAACATCGACACCGACGACCGCATCGCGCTGCTGGGCGCGAACGGCAACGGCAAATCGACCATGATGAAGCTGATCGCCGGAAAACTCAGCCCGATGCAGGGCGAGATGGTACGGTCGGGCAAGCTGCGCATCGGTTATTTCTCCCAGCACCAGACCGAAGAACTGGACGTCAAATCGACGCCGTTCCAGGAAATGGCGCGCCTGACAAAACAGAAAACCGGCGACTACAAGGAACACATCGTTCGTGCCGTGCTGGGTGCTTTCGGGTTCTCGAAAAACCTTGCCGACAACCCGATCAGCTCGCTCAGCGGCGGTGAAAAAGCCCGCCTGCTGTTCGCCTTCATGAGCTTTGACAAGCCGCACTTGCTGCTGCTTGACGAACCGACCAACCATTTGGACATGGAAGCCCGCGAGGCGCTGGTGCAGGCGCTGAACAATTACGACGGGGCGATCGTCATCGTCAGCCACGACCCGATCATGGTGGAGCGTGTGGCAGACCGTTTGTGGCTGGTGAAAGACGGCGCGTGCCAGAACTTCAACGGCGACCTTGATGATTACCGCGACTTCATCCTGAAATCCCGCCGCGAAGAGCGCAAGGAAGAAAAAGAAAAGCGCGCCAAGGAAGCCAAAGAAACAAAAACCGTTTCCGCGCCTGCGCCAAAGAACGACAAGAAAATCGCCGAGGCTGAAAAGGCCGTCGCAAAACTGTCGAAAGAAAAAGAACGCCTTGAAGGCCTGATGGCACTGCCGGAATATTACAATAATCCGCAAAAAATCAAGGAAACCAAGGCGGCCTACGCCACCGTCCTGAAAGACCTCGAAAAACAGGAAGCCATCTGGCTGGAGGCGCAGGAAGCGCAGGAACAGGCAGCCGGCTAA
- a CDS encoding RNA methyltransferase: MAETGKTITSAANPAVKRLRSLSAKKYRDEEGVFLVEGLRHVQDALAGGFILDTLAYSARGARDVAGLAGRAKETLELNDGLLSRITQRDNAQAVIGAFRLKTAAISSVTSGFWVGLEGIRDPGNLGTIIRTADAVKADGVLLLGDTCDPWSPEAVRATMGSFARVPVAQGTLPEFLTWRKNWKGRVVGTHLQTTTDYRAADYASPLLLLMGSESNGLSKEAAAACSTLVKIPMTGGAESLNLAVSTGIMLYEICRDRLK, translated from the coding sequence ATGGCCGAAACCGGAAAAACAATCACCAGCGCCGCCAACCCCGCCGTCAAGCGGCTGCGGTCGCTATCGGCCAAGAAGTATAGGGATGAAGAGGGGGTATTCCTCGTCGAAGGCCTGCGGCATGTGCAGGACGCGCTGGCGGGTGGCTTTATCCTTGATACCCTTGCTTATTCCGCCCGTGGCGCGCGGGATGTAGCAGGGCTGGCAGGCAGGGCCAAAGAAACATTGGAATTAAACGATGGCCTGCTCAGCCGCATTACGCAGCGTGATAATGCGCAGGCGGTGATCGGTGCGTTCAGGCTAAAGACCGCCGCCATTTCATCGGTCACATCCGGTTTCTGGGTGGGGCTGGAGGGGATACGCGACCCCGGCAACCTTGGCACCATCATCCGCACCGCCGACGCGGTGAAGGCCGATGGCGTGCTGCTGCTGGGGGATACCTGCGATCCATGGTCACCCGAGGCCGTGCGTGCCACGATGGGGTCGTTTGCCCGTGTGCCTGTTGCGCAAGGCACGCTGCCGGAATTCCTGACATGGCGAAAAAACTGGAAAGGCCGCGTTGTCGGTACGCATCTGCAAACAACGACGGATTACCGCGCGGCCGATTACGCGTCGCCGCTCTTGCTGCTGATGGGCAGTGAATCAAACGGATTGTCGAAGGAAGCGGCGGCGGCTTGTTCGACGCTTGTGAAAATCCCGATGACGGGCGGCGCGGAATCGCTCAATCTTGCGGTATCGACGGGCATTATGCTGTATGAAATCTGCCGTGACAGGTTGAAATAA